In the Prevotella sp. E2-28 genome, one interval contains:
- a CDS encoding DUF1810 family protein produces the protein MMEDRQNEAKNRNLLRFIHAQDSGGIYDGTGTYAQALQEVKAGHKQGHWIWYVFPQMKGLGKSEISEFYGINGREEAKAYIEHPVLRERLVEICEAVLNSETSVYDIFGSDAIKVRACILLFASVSDLPIFKQIKSKYRW, from the coding sequence ATGATGGAAGATAGACAGAATGAAGCAAAGAATCGCAATCTTCTGCGGTTTATTCATGCTCAGGACAGCGGTGGCATCTATGATGGTACTGGCACTTATGCCCAAGCCCTCCAGGAAGTGAAGGCTGGGCATAAGCAGGGGCATTGGATATGGTATGTATTCCCTCAGATGAAAGGTCTGGGCAAATCGGAGATCTCAGAGTTTTATGGCATTAATGGACGAGAGGAAGCAAAGGCTTACATTGAGCATCCCGTACTTCGTGAAAGACTTGTGGAAATCTGCGAGGCAGTTCTCAATAGCGAGACCTCCGTTTATGACATTTTTGGTAGTGACGCCATCAAAGTAAGGGCCTGCATTTTGCTGTTCGCATCAGTTTCAGACCTCCCTATTTTCAAGCAAATCAAGAGTAAATATCGGTGGTAA
- a CDS encoding leucine-rich repeat domain-containing protein, whose product MINEQHTTKTVEKNGLIISEDGTVLIGVNDKSIMSIEIPDGIEVIGAKAFNDCGLLREVSLPQSVRQISEDAFLSCKYLSKVTLPEGVTEIGDFAFAFCPFLKSIVIPRTVTKIGDFAFSACSSLEEIILQEGLCSIGEAAFDNCSSLRKIEVPGSVKHVNLSIYEGCNSLKEIILNEGSVTLEGVYLHKFRFIKRIDLPNSLENIDGHSFSGFVHLNKIRLLPDNPHFKYIDGALYSIDLMRLIKVIPTQKGTFMVPQGVREIDCMAFQDCRLLTKIVVPDSVTKVGRNAFERCSSLREITLPKKIKRIEELTFMDCKELRGIEIPNSVRVIDRWAFWHCNSLKELKLPKSLATIGINSLPYSLQNISIDNKNKRYSVIDGVIYNQNITELVLIATPSKTRHFFVPDSIKKIRKYAFMNCNKLESIKLPDGLIEIGESSFYNCESLQSITLPDGIKEIPEGAFSNCSALNEVNFPKELQIIGDWAFCLCVSLQSLTIPKSVRRLEERSLPLVAKEIHIPYTNPSEAAKVFRKVRKSESFKDYKFKLYVPKGTKTNYKKEKLFTNWVKIKEDID is encoded by the coding sequence ATGATTAACGAACAACATACAACAAAGACCGTAGAAAAGAACGGATTAATAATCAGCGAAGATGGGACGGTCCTTATTGGTGTAAACGATAAGTCCATCATGTCCATTGAAATCCCTGACGGGATTGAGGTTATTGGCGCGAAAGCTTTCAATGATTGCGGTCTTCTCCGGGAAGTTTCCCTGCCTCAGAGTGTAAGGCAAATAAGTGAAGACGCATTTCTGAGCTGTAAATATCTCAGTAAAGTTACTTTGCCAGAAGGTGTGACTGAGATAGGTGATTTTGCATTTGCCTTTTGTCCATTCTTGAAGTCTATCGTAATCCCACGGACCGTTACAAAGATTGGTGATTTCGCATTTTCCGCTTGCTCCTCATTGGAGGAGATCATCCTCCAAGAAGGTTTGTGTTCTATAGGGGAAGCTGCATTTGATAATTGTTCTTCATTAAGAAAAATCGAAGTTCCGGGAAGTGTTAAACATGTAAATTTATCTATCTATGAGGGTTGCAACTCATTAAAGGAAATTATCTTAAATGAAGGTTCAGTGACATTGGAAGGAGTTTACTTGCATAAATTTAGGTTCATAAAAAGAATAGACCTTCCAAATAGCTTGGAGAATATAGATGGGCATTCTTTTAGTGGATTTGTTCATCTTAATAAAATTCGGTTGTTACCAGATAATCCTCATTTCAAATACATCGATGGCGCGCTATACAGTATTGACTTAATGAGGCTTATCAAGGTCATACCCACCCAAAAAGGAACATTTATGGTTCCACAGGGTGTTAGGGAAATAGATTGTATGGCATTTCAGGACTGCAGGCTATTAACTAAGATTGTGGTGCCTGATTCTGTAACGAAAGTCGGTCGTAATGCCTTTGAACGCTGCAGTTCTTTAAGAGAAATAACCCTTCCAAAGAAAATAAAAAGAATAGAAGAACTTACTTTTATGGACTGTAAAGAACTTAGGGGGATTGAGATTCCAAATAGTGTAAGAGTTATAGACAGATGGGCTTTTTGGCATTGCAATTCATTGAAGGAGCTGAAACTGCCTAAGTCTTTAGCTACAATTGGAATTAATTCTTTACCATATAGTCTACAGAACATTTCCATCGATAACAAGAACAAGAGATATAGTGTAATTGACGGAGTTATATATAATCAGAATATTACCGAATTAGTTCTGATAGCAACACCTAGTAAAACCAGACATTTCTTTGTTCCAGATTCTATCAAGAAAATCAGGAAATATGCTTTCATGAATTGCAACAAATTAGAAAGTATCAAGTTACCAGATGGATTAATAGAAATCGGGGAATCTTCTTTCTATAATTGTGAATCTTTACAATCAATCACTTTGCCGGATGGAATAAAAGAAATACCTGAAGGTGCGTTTAGTAATTGTTCCGCTTTAAATGAAGTTAATTTTCCAAAGGAACTACAGATAATTGGTGATTGGGCTTTCTGTCTCTGTGTTAGTCTACAATCACTAACTATTCCTAAGAGTGTCAGGAGGCTTGAAGAACGTTCGCTTCCTTTAGTAGCAAAGGAGATTCATATTCCATACACTAATCCAAGTGAGGCTGCAAAAGTATTTAGGAAAGTAAGAAAATCAGAGTCTTTCAAAGACTATAAGTTTAAATTGTATGTACCGAAGGGTACTAAGACGAACTACAAAAAGGAAAAGTTATTTACTAATTGGGTGAAGATAAAAGAAGACATTGATTAA
- a CDS encoding radical SAM protein, with protein MTETEVLFETRKDISDYNTSYPLHPSDWSSWKTSDRLSFDDIEDLSFYIHIPFCQSLCRYCEYIKYKKTSESTERQYLDIVDSDMRAFAEQSATGKTILRGFDIGGGTPTVLSTENFAKLIKMSAEYARRFKRPEHFKGSIEATFNTIDESKIAIISDHSDIFSRISFGLQSTSCAFLRDNNRDNGQAQRMADIFQSCRQQGIDTINLDLMYGFVHQTKEEIEATMKVVELLMPEHLTVYELRTNMLSRYPIATAEQRFEQYSHLYDLITRLGYKGRFGMNTFSLIGDHGLSSYLQHRMMKNGSYKGFGIAAQSKNDTGISYNIGKNGESLECCLSKNTFEKDGDSYKLPPRELLSKYVAISGYCGMIDLSVMEKILHSDPNMVFEKVLGFLLNNQYIEKDGTMLYMTSKGFLHYGAVLSLFYNNRF; from the coding sequence ATGACGGAGACAGAAGTACTTTTTGAGACCAGAAAAGATATAAGTGATTACAATACCTCCTATCCTTTGCATCCTTCCGACTGGAGTTCGTGGAAGACATCTGATAGGCTCTCTTTTGACGACATCGAAGACTTGTCGTTTTACATACACATACCTTTCTGCCAGAGTCTGTGCAGGTATTGCGAATACATCAAGTATAAAAAGACATCTGAGTCCACAGAACGCCAATATCTGGATATCGTTGACAGTGACATGCGTGCGTTTGCAGAGCAATCTGCTACAGGGAAAACGATCTTGCGGGGATTTGACATTGGTGGTGGCACTCCTACAGTGCTTAGTACAGAAAACTTCGCAAAACTGATTAAAATGTCAGCCGAATATGCGAGACGCTTCAAAAGGCCGGAACACTTCAAGGGCAGCATCGAAGCGACGTTTAACACGATTGACGAGAGCAAGATTGCCATCATTAGCGATCATTCTGATATCTTCAGCCGAATCTCTTTCGGATTGCAGAGCACGAGTTGTGCCTTTCTGCGAGATAACAACAGGGACAATGGGCAGGCACAGAGGATGGCCGACATCTTCCAAAGCTGCCGACAGCAAGGCATCGACACCATCAACCTGGATCTGATGTATGGCTTTGTTCATCAGACGAAAGAAGAAATAGAAGCAACGATGAAGGTCGTGGAGCTGTTGATGCCTGAACATCTCACGGTCTACGAACTGCGAACAAATATGCTCAGCAGGTATCCCATTGCCACTGCCGAGCAACGTTTTGAGCAGTATTCGCATCTCTATGATTTAATTACAAGGCTGGGATATAAAGGGCGCTTTGGCATGAATACTTTCTCATTGATTGGCGACCATGGCTTGTCGTCATACCTTCAGCATCGCATGATGAAGAATGGATCCTATAAAGGATTCGGCATAGCTGCACAGAGTAAAAACGACACCGGTATTTCATATAATATCGGGAAAAATGGTGAGTCGCTGGAATGCTGCCTTTCTAAGAACACTTTTGAGAAAGACGGTGACTCTTACAAACTTCCGCCAAGAGAACTACTCTCAAAATATGTGGCCATCAGTGGCTATTGCGGAATGATAGACTTGTCTGTGATGGAGAAAATACTTCATTCAGATCCTAACATGGTATTTGAAAAAGTGTTGGGCTTCTTGCTGAACAATCAATACATAGAGAAGGACGGCACGATGTTATATATGACATCCAAAGGTTTTCTTCACTATGGAGCTGTCCTTTCTTTGTTTTACAATAATAGATTTTGA
- a CDS encoding radical SAM protein — translation MTEYQLFGRNILVKRVGCGNGDSMGAPIPPSLNLFVKVTNGCNANCPFCSNAGHTHDQHLFDVDKLFACIDEILNQRIILNRLNITGGEPSIVPETVNRIIERLNASPEYQRIHLHLNTNGLLPKSQEMMRIARFDSISISMHHYDMSVLSEIYNCHIPSRAMDFEGIDIGKINLSCNLIRGYIDSPEEARKMLDKTIDIGIPRIGFVGLMPVNEYCKEHFIDLEEIRIDSIPHVYFTKSKNRGKNCKCSNYLYNRDGKILEIYMRNYMNPNYCESSVVFDGQHLRQGFHDNNIIY, via the coding sequence ATGACTGAGTATCAATTGTTTGGTCGTAACATCTTGGTTAAACGCGTGGGATGTGGGAACGGGGACTCCATGGGAGCCCCCATTCCCCCGAGTCTCAATCTTTTCGTCAAAGTGACGAATGGATGTAATGCCAACTGCCCATTCTGCTCAAATGCCGGCCACACACACGACCAACATCTGTTTGATGTGGATAAACTGTTTGCCTGTATTGATGAGATACTGAATCAGCGCATTATCCTGAACCGATTGAACATCACTGGAGGCGAGCCTTCGATTGTACCGGAAACAGTGAACCGAATCATAGAGAGGCTGAATGCATCACCAGAATATCAGCGCATTCACTTGCATCTGAACACGAATGGCCTGCTGCCAAAGTCACAGGAAATGATGCGCATAGCACGTTTCGATTCCATATCTATTTCCATGCACCACTATGACATGAGTGTTCTCTCTGAGATATACAACTGCCACATACCTTCAAGGGCAATGGATTTTGAAGGAATAGACATCGGCAAAATAAATCTGAGTTGTAACCTCATAAGGGGGTATATAGATTCACCCGAGGAGGCCAGGAAGATGCTCGATAAGACCATTGACATAGGCATTCCCAGAATAGGATTTGTCGGTCTTATGCCAGTCAACGAATACTGCAAGGAACATTTCATTGATCTTGAAGAGATAAGGATTGACAGCATTCCGCACGTCTATTTTACCAAATCCAAGAACAGAGGGAAAAATTGCAAATGCAGCAACTACCTCTATAACAGAGATGGTAAAATACTGGAAATCTATATGCGCAATTATATGAACCCGAACTATTGCGAATCGTCGGTTGTCTTCGACGGCCAGCATCTTAGACAGGGGTTTCACGATAACAATATTATTTACTGA
- a CDS encoding DUF1810 family protein: MNQIDKDFVYNRFPKTEHDIKLYEDYKAFISLKRKTEAENDLIELLSLFPVYEGTENANGVFVLTRFGFMALSIDDDFMNTCYKPWCSLLLLQDVTSEIRDSNKVRLLRASLIEFALLGCLEAHQLMNRLDSQIGPDDLFIESIVNERCPNLRRFLNAHDGAGRGVNEGDEVSSYAQALQEVKSGCKRTHWIWYIFPQMAGIKGTHSRPALFYGINGRLEAYQYINHPVLRHHLIEISEAVLNNKYSAYEIFGDDIIKFRSSILLFDSVSDIPVFRQIKNKYRWQ; this comes from the coding sequence ATGAACCAAATAGACAAGGACTTTGTATATAACAGGTTTCCAAAGACGGAACACGACATTAAGTTATATGAAGACTATAAAGCCTTTATATCCTTGAAGCGTAAAACGGAGGCAGAGAATGATTTGATCGAGCTGTTGTCTCTATTCCCTGTTTACGAAGGGACAGAAAATGCGAATGGTGTTTTTGTCTTAACTAGATTCGGGTTTATGGCATTGAGTATCGATGACGATTTCATGAACACTTGTTATAAGCCATGGTGCTCGTTATTGCTCCTACAAGATGTTACCTCTGAGATACGTGATAGCAATAAGGTCAGGCTTCTTAGAGCAAGTCTGATAGAATTCGCTCTACTTGGTTGCCTTGAAGCGCATCAATTAATGAATAGGCTTGATAGTCAAATAGGGCCAGATGACCTTTTCATAGAATCAATTGTAAATGAACGGTGCCCCAATCTAAGAAGGTTCCTGAATGCTCACGATGGTGCAGGCCGGGGTGTTAACGAAGGTGACGAAGTCAGTTCTTATGCCCAGGCGCTTCAAGAGGTCAAGTCCGGATGCAAAAGAACGCATTGGATTTGGTACATCTTCCCACAAATGGCTGGTATTAAAGGAACTCACAGTCGGCCAGCGTTATTTTATGGCATCAATGGACGGTTAGAAGCATACCAGTATATTAATCATCCTGTATTGAGACACCATCTTATAGAAATCTCTGAGGCGGTACTTAACAACAAGTATTCAGCTTATGAGATATTCGGTGATGATATTATCAAGTTCAGATCAAGCATCCTATTATTTGATTCTGTTTCAGATATTCCTGTTTTTAGACAAATCAAGAATAAATACAGGTGGCAATGA
- a CDS encoding DUF1810 family protein has product MGDLQRFLTAQDGKRGDYTLYELALKEIQEGKPSFECWVRYVYPQLKRSGTSQLTDFYGLNGREEAKAYIENPILKERLIKAFQVLLDSDKPIYEVFSKLGVLKIRTCALLFASLSDEPVFKQLIKKYHW; this is encoded by the coding sequence ATGGGAGACTTACAAAGATTCTTAACGGCACAGGATGGCAAGAGGGGTGATTACACCCTATATGAACTGGCTCTTAAAGAAATTCAAGAAGGAAAGCCCTCTTTTGAGTGTTGGGTTCGATATGTCTATCCTCAGCTGAAGAGGTCAGGTACAAGTCAATTGACTGACTTTTATGGTCTCAATGGACGAGAGGAAGCGAAGGCATATATCGAGAATCCTATCCTCAAAGAAAGGCTAATCAAAGCCTTTCAAGTCCTATTGGATAGTGACAAGCCTATTTATGAAGTGTTTAGTAAATTAGGCGTGCTGAAAATCCGTACCTGCGCCTTACTCTTTGCATCTTTATCCGATGAACCAGTTTTTAAGCAACTCATTAAAAAGTACCATTGGTAA
- a CDS encoding DUF6717 family protein, which yields MDYSITDLMKAASMMSKKYFGKKDEYTISFTKEDDGCWYVDYPDWPFDHHNLMMVEGADDLCELLSYDGTHTKIKVCVNIVSDKMPKGWFRIAKEDSSITGGAHYQVDLVAANSFGAFIWLCPVTLFVLGQYPDYMWIKPLNLSESKMKELGLKD from the coding sequence ATGGACTATTCAATTACTGATTTGATGAAAGCAGCTTCGATGATGTCGAAGAAGTATTTTGGCAAGAAAGACGAGTACACCATCTCCTTTACCAAAGAAGATGATGGTTGCTGGTACGTGGACTATCCCGATTGGCCTTTTGATCATCATAACCTGATGATGGTAGAAGGAGCCGATGATCTGTGTGAGCTTCTTTCTTATGATGGGACGCATACAAAAATCAAGGTATGTGTAAACATTGTCTCTGATAAAATGCCCAAAGGCTGGTTCCGCATTGCCAAAGAAGACTCCAGCATTACAGGAGGTGCCCACTATCAAGTAGACCTCGTGGCAGCCAACTCCTTTGGAGCCTTTATCTGGTTGTGTCCTGTTACCCTCTTCGTGCTAGGCCAATATCCCGATTATATGTGGATCAAGCCCTTGAATCTGTCAGAATCCAAGATGAAGGAACTGGGATTAAAAGACTGA
- a CDS encoding NUDIX domain-containing protein — protein sequence MEELKYHYKYPHPCVTTDCVIFGFDGTKLNVLLIERGIEPFKGRWAFPGGFLKMDETALQGAKRELFEETGLKDAYIHQFHAFSGVDRDPRERVITIAYFALVRISEVKAGDDAAKAQWFPLDKVPSLAFDHDLILREATNELRRQIHFEPIGFELLPEKFTMTQLQHLYEAILSVKFDRRNFCNKMLKLGILTQLDETLPMPNKKVAFLYKFNPESYNEMKEKGFRLEF from the coding sequence ATGGAAGAACTAAAGTATCATTACAAATATCCGCATCCGTGCGTCACAACGGATTGCGTGATTTTCGGATTCGACGGGACAAAACTCAATGTCCTGTTGATAGAGCGTGGAATAGAACCGTTCAAGGGACGTTGGGCCTTCCCTGGCGGATTCCTGAAAATGGACGAAACGGCTCTGCAGGGTGCCAAGCGCGAACTATTTGAAGAGACGGGGCTGAAGGATGCCTATATCCATCAGTTCCATGCATTCTCTGGTGTGGATCGTGACCCTCGTGAACGAGTCATCACCATTGCCTATTTTGCTTTGGTGCGTATCAGCGAGGTAAAGGCTGGCGACGATGCCGCAAAGGCTCAGTGGTTCCCACTCGACAAGGTGCCGTCACTGGCATTCGACCACGATCTGATTCTGCGCGAGGCCACCAATGAACTGCGTCGTCAGATTCACTTCGAGCCAATCGGCTTTGAGCTGTTGCCCGAGAAGTTCACCATGACTCAGCTGCAGCACCTCTATGAGGCCATCCTCAGCGTGAAGTTCGACAGGCGCAACTTCTGCAACAAGATGCTGAAACTGGGTATTCTGACCCAGCTTGATGAAACGCTACCGATGCCCAATAAGAAAGTGGCATTTCTCTACAAGTTCAATCCAGAGAGCTACAACGAGATGAAGGAAAAAGGGTTTAGACTGGAATTCTAA